Below is a window of Pseudomonadota bacterium DNA.
TCAAGGTCAATCCCTCTCATCGCAATAGATTTTTCCTGTATTTGTTTAAACTCTGAATTCATTTGCATCCTCCGAATAAAAATCTGCACTTATTACAAACAGAACGGACATGAGTTGTCAACTACATTATTAAATCAGTTGACGCCACCATCAGCATTTTTAACTGAAGCATGGCATTACAGACCAGGATAATTGATTACCATTTCCGGCCCTTTGAATGGCAGCTTGCAGGAGACGACCCATTCCTATACCGGTATGTCGAGAAACCGATGACGAAGCCAACGATGATAGCACTTTGATTTGGAATTGGAATCAGTTGAAAATACAGGTGACATTCTGTTATGCTTATCTGTTATGAAACCGGTTACATATTATAATACTAACGATCACAACGACAGGGCCACCTTTGAAGATGCACTCCTGAAAGGCATGGCCTCTAATTATGGTCTGTATATGATCCCGCGAGACGAAATTCCCCTTGTCTCTCCTGAAATAATAGCCAACATGAAGTACATGTCTTATGCTGAAATAGCCTTTGAAGTGTTGAATCTGTACCTTGCCTCTGAAATACCGGCAGACGCATTAAAGACAATTCTCGACGATGCCTACCGGGCCGATAAAATAACGACTGATGTACAGTACATTACCGGCAGGACATATATTATGTGGCTGACGCAGGGGCCCACATATTCTTTTAAGGACTATGCCGCACGCTTTTTCGGGAGGATGCTCAGCTATTTCCTCGGCAAAAAGGGTTTAAAGAGGGTAGTTGTTGTTGCAACGAGCGGTGATACCGGCGGTGCAGTGGCTGATGCACTCTATGGCCTTGAACGTATTGATAATATAGTGTTTTATCCCAAAGGGTCGATCAGCGGCGGTCAGAGAAGACAGATGACCACGCTGGGTGATAACATATATGCCTTTGAAGTGAATGGGGATTTTGATGTTTGCCAGGCCCTGGCAAAGCATATCCTTGGTGATAAGGATTTAGCTCAGGAAGTCTTTGGAGACCCCGAAAGGTTTACCTCGGCAAACTCGATAAGCCTCGGGAGGCTCCTGCCCCAGGCAGTGTATCCTTTTTTTGCCTATTCAAGAATTTCTGAAAAGGATGAAGGATTTATCGCAAGCGTTCCATCGGGGAATTTCGGCGATATGATGGGAACCGTTGTTGCAAAACAGATGGGGCTTCCGGTATCGAAGATCATCTGCGGGGTAAACGAGAATACTGAGTTTCCTGATTTCCTTAAAAGCGGTCAATATATGGTAAAACCGTCAATAAAAGCGCCCTCTTCTGCCATGATAGTGTCTCACCCAAGCAACATTGCGAGGTTGATAGATTTCTACGGGGGGCATATGTATGACGAAAGAGACCCTGTTGCCGGACAGGTAATAAGGCCGGGTATTATTGACAGGATGCCGGATATGGATCAAATGAGGAGGGATATATTCTCTATCGGCATAACCAACTCCCAGCACTATGAGACAATGAAGGATGTTTATGACGGGCACCATGTTGTTCTTGACCCTCACGGAGCAGTGGGCTGGAGGACGCTTGAGATATTTCTGCATGGAAAGCACGATAAGGCTTCGGTGATTTATGAGACAGCAGACCCCGGCAAGTTTCCGGATGACGTAAAAGAAGCCATCGGCATAGTCCCGGAACCCCCACCCGGCATGAAGACACAGGCAGGATTGACAGAAAGGATTTATAGTATTGAAAACAGACCTGAGTCAACACCGCAGGGTATGGGTTTGAGTAACAGTCAGGTTGAAGAGGCAAAGCAGAAGATAAGGGAGATATTTAAGAAAAAAAGATGAAGAACATTCTATCATGGCAGGTTTTTAATACCGGCAACCAAAAACCCTCTGCCGGACAATTCAGTCTTTCTTTGGTTTTCATTTTACCGGTTTTGATATTGACGATGTTCTTTGCCGCCTCCTGCGAACTTACCGATGACTTTAAGGCAATACAAGCGGAAGAGCTGAAAAAGATGATGGATGAAAAAGTTCCTTTTCTTTTAGTGGACAACAGGAGCGAATATGAATATAGAGATGTCCGCATACCGGGGGCAATTAACATACCCCAGGAACGATTCAGGTTTCTTGATAGGCTGCTGCCGAAAGACAAAACGTTTACCATTGTGTTCTATTGCAGGGGAGGCGGGTGAGCCCCGAGCGTAAACGCTGCGGTCGCAGCCAAAAAACTCGGATATACGAATATTTATGTTTACCTTGGAGGTTTTCCTGACTGGGCAAGGAAGGGATACCTTGCGGAAAAATAGATTTATACCAATTTGCCTTCAATCATATAACTTCGTTAACTCGTCGTCGCACTCCTCGTCGTACTAGTAGTACGCCTGCGTCGGCTTCTCC
It encodes the following:
- the thrC gene encoding threonine synthase, which produces MKPVTYYNTNDHNDRATFEDALLKGMASNYGLYMIPRDEIPLVSPEIIANMKYMSYAEIAFEVLNLYLASEIPADALKTILDDAYRADKITTDVQYITGRTYIMWLTQGPTYSFKDYAARFFGRMLSYFLGKKGLKRVVVVATSGDTGGAVADALYGLERIDNIVFYPKGSISGGQRRQMTTLGDNIYAFEVNGDFDVCQALAKHILGDKDLAQEVFGDPERFTSANSISLGRLLPQAVYPFFAYSRISEKDEGFIASVPSGNFGDMMGTVVAKQMGLPVSKIICGVNENTEFPDFLKSGQYMVKPSIKAPSSAMIVSHPSNIARLIDFYGGHMYDERDPVAGQVIRPGIIDRMPDMDQMRRDIFSIGITNSQHYETMKDVYDGHHVVLDPHGAVGWRTLEIFLHGKHDKASVIYETADPGKFPDDVKEAIGIVPEPPPGMKTQAGLTERIYSIENRPESTPQGMGLSNSQVEEAKQKIREIFKKKR
- a CDS encoding rhodanese-like domain-containing protein — encoded protein: MKNILSWQVFNTGNQKPSAGQFSLSLVFILPVLILTMFFAASCELTDDFKAIQAEELKKMMDEKVPFLLVDNRSEYEYRDVRIPGAINIPQERFRFLDRLLPKDKTFTIVFYCRGGG